In the Corythoichthys intestinalis isolate RoL2023-P3 chromosome 18, ASM3026506v1, whole genome shotgun sequence genome, ctattaacagacacaattttttttttcattgtgacgtaatttaaaatgttaaaatatgcgagtaaataattttataaagtcttttttatgtttactattagacatcaataaatgattctaagctaaaaatgatagacatttcaaataaaaaatataattacttaccttctttttatggctgggttaataaaaaagcggttgcgcggtgtctgtaaacaggggttttcagggtaaaacgagcaaattaaaaatagttcgagggcttaatgcaccatgaaactgctatgacagcatatagacatattgttctcacaATAGAAAGTAATGTAATGTATTGGTAAGACTTACACAGGGTCACAGTATATtaataagaaatataacaatggctgaacatttttattaacatttccaCAAAAAGTATACAGATCGTTGCAGCAACATTGCGAATGTATATATAAATTGTGGCTGACTGATGACCATCTGATTAATATCTACAAGCTAATTCTGTCAAAATTGACTCCACTCAAATGATAATGAATACATAAAGGACatggtaaaattagtttaacatttttgtatttaacgttaaaattgagttatttacatttcacctaataaaaGAGACAACAAAAACCTaaacatttaattttaaaagacTGATGAGAACATAGtacattttttcaattattaaaCACCAGTTCCTAAAAACTAGATTCAAGCAAAACTATGAAGCATCTTCAACACTTGGGTATGTTTTCATGTAGATGTCAACCATTGAATCCAAATCATATCCCACATCACTGTTTATGTTTAGAAGAGCCAGGCTCTTTGATTTAGCAGCATCCGGGGTGTTTTGCATATACATCTTGAAGCGCTTGTACGCCACATCACATGTACTATCCAGAGCAAAAGTAGGCAGGACTCCCAATAGTCTCAGGACTGCTAGCATATTTGGGAAGAACTTAACATCAGCTTGCTGCAGTGTTTCCTGGAGACTGGATATCAATAAATCAACTTTCCCTTTTTTATTCCATTTAACCCACCAACAATGCAGCTCAGCGCTAAGGGAACCTGCATTAGGGATGTCATTTTTATACATTAACATGTTTTCTTCATCAGGCTGAGAAGGCTTGTTTTGTAGTATTACAGCAGGGACCAGTGACAAACATCTTAGTGCTTTCAGATGCTCATCATTGAAAAGTTCTGAGACTTCTTTAAGTGTATGCTTCACCAAAGGAacagtcaggtgctccttgtaGTAATTCTCTGGCTGAAGGGCTCCCAACTCTGACTGATGCTTTCTCAAGAGCGACCGGGGAAATTCTACAGGGATCTCCATCGAGGAAGAGAGGTTAACTGCCTCCTCAGTCCAGAACTCATGGTACACGTCAATATTGTCAGACACTTCCGTCAGAGAGTGCAACACTGCTTTTAAACTGCCAGCTGCAAAATAGGTATCGGTTGCGTCTCCTTGAATGTTCTTGCCAAACGCCCTTAAAAGTATCATGGTGTTTTTCAGCACAACCAAGGCCATAATGAACTCAAAGTCGGAAAGAGCTTTGGAGATCTCCAAGGCATCGTATGTGATCTGATCACTCCATCGCAAGTCTTCATTGTCATGTACGCTGTCCACACAAAGCAGCAACGCTTCAAGAAGCTCCAGTGTCACCTCGAATGCATCGTGTCTTTTGGTCCAACTTGTGGAACAAGCCTCCTTCAGTTCTTTAGCCTTATCTTCCTTGTCAGGATGAATAACTGAGATGGCATGCTCCAACTCCATACGAAGTAAAGGAGACTGATTGAAGAAAGACTCGATTTTCTGCAACGTAAACATGACAAGCTGGACCCCTGATAAAGCCATACTATTGGCAAGTGATATGTTcaaagcgtgagtgggtcgAACCGTGAGCATGGCCATTGGATACTTCTCCAACACTCTGCTGgcaaatgcttttattttagcGTAATGTATACCAGAGCACGAGTGTGCCTGGCCTCTACATTGCTCCATGTTCAACCCCCAGTCATTGATCATTTCAGAAAGTAGTTTCTCCGACAAAACATCTGCATCTCCGTCAAAAGACAAGAAGCCCACAAACCTCTCACGCTGGTAGTTTGAGTCATTCACATAACGCAGAAATACAGGGAGGTACCATTCATCCGAAATCTTCACCAGCTCATCAGTAATGAGTGagaaaaatccattttcttTCACTTCCTTCATCACCTTACTCCGGACGCATCTCTCGCACACTTTAATCAGCTGTTCAAGCTGAAGTGACGGAAAGACTTCTGTACTTGCGCAATATTTTTTCATCCCTTCATCTCCACAATTTATGCGATATTCTAGTAATGCCTTAAAGTTATCTAATCCGGTACAGTCCTGTTCAAGACTTTTGGGCCTGGACACAGGAATGTTCTGCTCTCCCAGCAGAACAAGCGATTCAAATAACGACCTGAGATAGTCTTTGTATAAATCTTCTGGAGCCATCTTTGACTTGTCCATGTCCACTTCAGGTGGAGAGCTTTTGACTTCTGCAAAAGTGCGGTTAAAGTCAAATCATTCGTTGAGTTTGTCAAaggaaatacaaatcttgactTACTTTTTCTTCCATTTGTCTTTTGGTCTTCATCCTTGAAAGTAAAAAATAGTATGTTACACTTCGCAGGGTTCTTGCACCCTTATCAAAGAcgaatttaatgattttttttcatcgacgaaaactcaaaatgttttcgtctgtaaaattcaaaggttttagtcataaaggtttccaacaatttctaaTGAAcgatgacagacgagcacatattgtagtgtctacaaggaaAACAAACTTTGTGATAATAACACACTTAGCAGGAAAAAAGGACATGATTGTCAatcaattatacccacctggaagccacacactgaatgtaaaaaaagttaCCCGAGACTTTGagaggacgctcgccacgctCAAGTTAATGCTaaggctaacgcgaatgctatgctaaccctACGAGTTACTTTTAGTGTACTTTTAGTTACACTCAGCACagatctttaaaggctaaagcaacattgcatattctctctggccaaaataagaaaacaaagcattcaaaacaagcaagcctagagcgcagcctagcttgaaggACATCATAAACTAGGGCTtcagactaacattttttaccaggagcacagtggcccctAACTTAAAAGTTTAGGGGTGCAAACAGAAGATTGTGCACTGTAAATAAACAAGCAAAGTTTTTCTCTAATTTTCAATGTTTTTCTgatactttcataataaatgcatagAACTACAAACTTCTGAATCGATATTTTATTCTATATCAGTTTTGATATCAATCAGTATACTGCTTAAAGATTAGATTAACATGGGAATAGACATTTGCCGAACGTCAATTTTCTAAACCGCAAAATTCTTCCGTCATaccatccctaaggtattagctattttttatgtcccaaaaatgcatggagaaatccctctctTGCagttgtaaggctcaaccctcccccatcgattgttgctcagtgtcagttagtgagctgtgctacacgatggctggaggaggtgacactcctgaactttttccctcaattaagaaaacgaaatcactggtatgggaatacttcggctatagaaaagttacagacagccacggcttagaggaggagggccaaatgACATGTAaagcatgtttgcggagggtggctgccgagggggcaatacc is a window encoding:
- the thap12a gene encoding THAP domain containing 12a, whose amino-acid sequence is MHNQCSAPNCTSSKSDLYSLFRFPLDAERSKIWVEKCQREDLKDKSPEHLFRYYRLCAKHFENCDDASDPVTVLKDDAVPTIFDEPNKLPQVKRSKETDEDQKTNGRKKVKSSPPEVDMDKSKMAPEDLYKDYLRSLFESLVLLGEQNIPVSRPKSLEQDCTGLDNFKALLEYRINCGDEGMKKYCASTEVFPSLQLEQLIKVCERCVRSKVMKEVKENGFFSLITDELVKISDEWYLPVFLRYVNDSNYQRERFVGFLSFDGDADVLSEKLLSEMINDWGLNMEQCRGQAHSCSGIHYAKIKAFASRVLEKYPMAMLTVRPTHALNISLANSMALSGVQLVMFTLQKIESFFNQSPLLRMELEHAISVIHPDKEDKAKELKEACSTSWTKRHDAFEVTLELLEALLLCVDSVHDNEDLRWSDQITYDALEISKALSDFEFIMALVVLKNTMILLRAFGKNIQGDATDTYFAAGSLKAVLHSLTEVSDNIDVYHEFWTEEAVNLSSSMEIPVEFPRSLLRKHQSELGALQPENYYKEHLTVPLVKHTLKEVSELFNDEHLKALRCLSLVPAVILQNKPSQPDEENMLMYKNDIPNAGSLSAELHCWWVKWNKKGKVDLLISSLQETLQQADVKFFPNMLAVLRLLGVLPTFALDSTCDVAYKRFKMYMQNTPDAAKSKSLALLNINSDVGYDLDSMVDIYMKTYPSVEDAS